Within the Deltaproteobacteria bacterium genome, the region GTCATAGCAGAATATATAGCGAATCAGATTCATGATCGAGATGATGACTTCAAAGTAGACGGTTAAGGCCGTCTACAAACGCCCCTGAGGGCGGAGACTTTGAGCCGGCTCTTAGCCGGAACCAGGACTTTCAGTCCGTTATCCGATGCCACCGCCTTTTAGGCGGTGGTTGTTCACTCCTGCGGTTCACGCTCAGAGCGAAGAAAAGCTTCTCGAAGAGATCAATCAACTCCCAGAGGCCGAGCGGCAGGCTCGGCTCGTCGCCGGCGCTAAGAAAGAAGGAAGCGTCACCTGGTACGTGGCGATGAACCGGGCCTTTGCTCAGGACCTGATCAACGGCTTCGAGGCGCAATATCCATTTCTCAAAGTCAACGCGCTCACCGGTGGCGGCGGCACGCTGCTCAATAAAGTTCTCACCGAGCACCGCGCCAAGTCGCACACGTTCGACGTTTTTAACACTCGCAGTATGACCGTGAACACGCTGCGCAAGTCCGGCGCGATTGCGCGCTACCGCTCGCCGCTGCGCGCTTCTTTGCGCGAGGGCTTCGCCGATAAGGAAGGTTACGTCAACGGCATTTTCGCCACGCCGCTGGTCTACATTTACAATTCCAAGCTGGTCCAGCGAAAGGACGTTCCCACCAACGTCGAAGAGTTGACCCAACCCAGGTGGAAAGGCCAATTGGCCGTCGACGACGAGTCCTATGATTGGTTGGCGGCGATGATGGATTACTATGGCGAAGCCAAAGGGATGGAGCTCGCGGCCAAAGTCGGCCAGCAGCAGCTTCATCCGCGGCGCGGCTCGACGTTGATTACCCAGCTGATCGCCGCTGGGGAATTTCTCCTGGAGATTGACGGCCACCATCAGGAGGCCATCGCCAAGAAAAAGGCCGGCGCGCCCATCGATTACGTTTTTCCGCAGCCCTTTGTGCCGGTGAAATCGCTGGTGCCGATCTACATGTCGTCGCGTCCGCCGCATCCGCACGCGGCGGCGCTGCTCGCCGATTTTCTGATGGGCAAGCGCGGCCAAGATATCATGTACGGCCATGGCCGGTGGGTGGGCCACAAAAGTATTCTCGGCAAAGGCCCCGACGACAGCGGCGAGCGCAAGGTCGTCATCCCGTCGCCGGAAAAATGGGGCGATCGCTATCAGGAGCTAGTTGGACTATTCAACAAGCTGTTGTTGCGCAAGGGCGCCTAAGGCAGCATATTGGAGGCGGTTGCTTGCTGAAAGTATTTTGTCCGGAGGTTATTGATGTCGATACGCTCAGGATTGGTTAGGACTCGGTTAGGGTTTGAAATGCTCGCCGCTACGTTGTGTGTCATTTTGATCGCGCCGGCGGGCTATGCGGCCAGCGCGCCGATGGAAAAACTGGTTTTTGGCTGGAGCGCGATTACCGGAACCCAGGCGATTCCGTGGATCACCAAAGAAGCCGGTCTATTCGAGAAGAATGGCCTCGACACGACGTTCATCTATCTTGACGGAGGTTCCCGCGCGGTGCAGGTGCTCCTCGCCGGCGATACGCCGATTGTCCAGGGCGGCGGTAACGCCCCGGTCGCGGCGAAGCTGCGCGGCGGCGATGCGACGATCATCCTGGGAATCGTCAATGTGCTGGCCTACAGCCTGATCGTTTCTCCCGACATCAAGAAGCCCGAGGACCTGCGCGGTAAAAAGTTGGCGGTTAGCCGCTATGGGTCCAATTCGGACTACGCAACGCGTAAACTGCTGTTGAAGTGGGGGCTGCGGCCGGACGTCGATGTGCCGATCTTGCAGATTCCCGGCGGGCAGCCGACCCGGTTAGGTGCGGTGCAGCAAGGGCAAGTGGCCGGTCTAGTGGCGCAGCCGCCGCTGACCACGATGGCGCGCAAAGCGGGTTTGAATTTTCTCGCCAACCCCTCTGATTTCGGCACCAACGCGTACACCAACACGCCGATTCTGACGCGCACGGCGTTTATCAAAGAACGCCGCGACGCGGTGCGCAAATTTACCCGCGCCATCGTCGAAGGCATTCATGTCTACAAGACGCAAAAAGAGTTCAGCAAAAAAGTCATTGCCAAGTACATGCGCGTCAACGACAACGACGCCATTGAGGATAGTTATCAATTCTTTTTGCCGGTGGTGCCGTCCAAACCGTATCCACCAATGGATGGCATCCGAGAGGTGCTGGCCGAGTTAGGCGAGAAAGATCCGAAGGCGCGGACAGCCAAGGCAGAAGAGTTCGCCGATATGAGCTTTGTCAAAGAGCTCGATGACAGCGGCTTTATTGACGGTTTGTACAAGGCGAAGAGATAGGACGGCAGGGCGAGCCGCAAGGTCGATTTCGAGTTGGGGAAGTAAGATTCGTTGCTCGTCGGGGTTGGAATCTTGTAGGGGCAGGCCTTGTGCCCGCCCTCCGGACGGGCGACCACAAGGGGCGCCCCTACTGCGACGTCAATCGCAACCTTTGCCGTGCCGCCAAAACATGATCGGCGGCACGCTCGGCGGTGTTCGCAACCGCAGTCAAGTGGCCCATTTTACGGCCGGGGCGCGCCGCGGTCTTGCCATAGAGATGAAGTTTGACAGCGGGGTTGGCGCAGGCTGCCGCCCAATCGGGCTCACCGCCTTCCCAGAGTTCGCCGAGCAGATTGGCCATGGCGGCGGCGCCGAAAAATTCCGCCGAGCCCAATGGCAACCCGCAAACCGCGCGCACCTGTTGTTCGAATTGGCTGGTGCGGCAGGCATCGATGGTCAAATGACCTGAATTGTGCGGCCGCGGCGCCAACTCGTTGATCAAGATTTTCCCATCGCGGCTGTAAAAAAACTCGATGCACAGCACGCCGACAAGTTGAAGTTTCTCGGCAACTGCGTGGGTCATCTCGATCGCTTCAGCGGTGCTCGCGCTGGTCAGCTGCGCGGGTGTCAACGACAGATCGAGAATATGATTTTCGTGGCGGTTTTGGATCGGCCCCCAGGTGCAGAGCTGGCCATCGAGCGTGCGCGCGACAATGACCGAAAACTCGAGCGCGAAATCGACCAGCCGTTCGAAGATCATCTCCTGGTTGTCCCAGCGCTGAAACGCTTGGGTGCAGTCGTCGAGCGCACGGACCTTCGCTTGCCCTTTGCCGTCGTAGCCTGAGCCGGCGGTTTTCATAACTGCGGGCAAACCTATTTTGGCCGCCGCGCTGGCGATATCGTCGGCGGCCCTTACCGCCGCGAAGCCGGTGGTGGGAAAGCCGTTGTCACGGAGAAAAGTTTTTTCGCGCAGGCGATTCTGCGTTATGTGCAGCACCGAGCCGGCCGGCCGCACCGGGACGAGCTGGGCGGCGGTCTCGACGCATTCGGCCGGCACATTCTCGAACTCGAAGGTCACCACTTGAACTTGCTGCGCAAAGCGTCGCACCGCGTCAAGGTCAAGATAGGAGGCGACTACTTCAGTATCCGCAACCTGACCGGTGGGGGTATCGCTCTCGGGTGAAAAAGTGTGGACGCGGTAGCCCATCTGGCGCGCCGCGATGGCAAACATTCGCCCCAGCTGGCCGCTGCCGAGCACGCCGATGGCGGCGCCGGGGAGAATCGGCTTTACAGATTGGCTCACGGGAGTTTCTGTTCGCGCACCGCCTGGGCTTGCTGGGCTCGAAACTGGCGCAGCTTCTCGCGCAGCTCGGGCCGCGAGTTGGCTAGGATCGCAACCGCGAGCAGGGCCGCGTTGGTGGCGCCGGCTTTGCCGAT harbors:
- a CDS encoding 5-(carboxyamino)imidazole ribonucleotide synthase, with product MSQSVKPILPGAAIGVLGSGQLGRMFAIAARQMGYRVHTFSPESDTPTGQVADTEVVASYLDLDAVRRFAQQVQVVTFEFENVPAECVETAAQLVPVRPAGSVLHITQNRLREKTFLRDNGFPTTGFAAVRAADDIASAAAKIGLPAVMKTAGSGYDGKGQAKVRALDDCTQAFQRWDNQEMIFERLVDFALEFSVIVARTLDGQLCTWGPIQNRHENHILDLSLTPAQLTSASTAEAIEMTHAVAEKLQLVGVLCIEFFYSRDGKILINELAPRPHNSGHLTIDACRTSQFEQQVRAVCGLPLGSAEFFGAAAMANLLGELWEGGEPDWAAACANPAVKLHLYGKTAARPGRKMGHLTAVANTAERAADHVLAARQRLRLTSQ
- a CDS encoding ABC transporter substrate-binding protein — translated: MSIRSGLVRTRLGFEMLAATLCVILIAPAGYAASAPMEKLVFGWSAITGTQAIPWITKEAGLFEKNGLDTTFIYLDGGSRAVQVLLAGDTPIVQGGGNAPVAAKLRGGDATIILGIVNVLAYSLIVSPDIKKPEDLRGKKLAVSRYGSNSDYATRKLLLKWGLRPDVDVPILQIPGGQPTRLGAVQQGQVAGLVAQPPLTTMARKAGLNFLANPSDFGTNAYTNTPILTRTAFIKERRDAVRKFTRAIVEGIHVYKTQKEFSKKVIAKYMRVNDNDAIEDSYQFFLPVVPSKPYPPMDGIREVLAELGEKDPKARTAKAEEFADMSFVKELDDSGFIDGLYKAKR
- a CDS encoding extracellular solute-binding protein; the protein is MPPPFRRWLFTPAVHAQSEEKLLEEINQLPEAERQARLVAGAKKEGSVTWYVAMNRAFAQDLINGFEAQYPFLKVNALTGGGGTLLNKVLTEHRAKSHTFDVFNTRSMTVNTLRKSGAIARYRSPLRASLREGFADKEGYVNGIFATPLVYIYNSKLVQRKDVPTNVEELTQPRWKGQLAVDDESYDWLAAMMDYYGEAKGMELAAKVGQQQLHPRRGSTLITQLIAAGEFLLEIDGHHQEAIAKKKAGAPIDYVFPQPFVPVKSLVPIYMSSRPPHPHAAALLADFLMGKRGQDIMYGHGRWVGHKSILGKGPDDSGERKVVIPSPEKWGDRYQELVGLFNKLLLRKGA